In Prochlorococcus marinus CUG1435, the genomic window GAAGGTGCTTTTTCATATTTAACAAATGATTATGGATTAGAGGAAGTTTATTTGTGGCCAGTAAATGCTGAGAGTCAAATTACTCCCAAAAGAATGACAAGAACAATCTCACTAGTTAAAGAAAAAAATGTCCCATCTGTATTTTGCGAAAGTACTGTAAGTAACGAATCTCAAATGGTTGTTGCAAATGAAACTGGGGCTAATTTTGGAGGAAATCTTTTTGTTGATTCATTATCTGATGATAGTGGTCCTGCTAGTTCCTACATAAAAATGCTTGAGCATAATTTGGATTTAATAAAAAAAGGGCTTTTTTGAATTATGGAATCAATCAATTATCAAAATTTTAGGATTGATGCAGAGAATATTTGTGTGGATTACAACGGTAAGGTGGCTTTGTATGATGCTAATTTAAGATTGAAACCTGGCCAGATTTGTGGGTTAGTAGGAATGAACGGGGCTGGTAAAACAACCTTTTTTAATGCTTTAACTGGCTTTGTAAACATTTCAAAGGGAAAAATTAGAATAAATGGAGAGTCTGTAAGATCTGCTCAAAAAGATCAGACAATTGCTTATGTTCCTCAGAATGAGGGAATTGATAGTCAATTTCCAATAAGTGTTTGGGATGTGGTGATGATGGGAAGATATGGTTCGATGAATATTTTTAGGTCTCCTAGAGAGTCTGATGTTCAGGCGGTCAAAGATGCTATTGAGAGAGTTGATCTTACTGATCATTTATCTACACCTATTGGAAACTTATCTGGAGGTCAGAGGAAACGAACTTTTTTAGCTAGAGCAATTGCTCAAAGAGCGTCAATATTACTTCTTGATGAGCCTTTTTCAGGTGTTGATATAAGAACTGAAAAACTTATCTCAGAATTATTTATTCAATTTAAAAATGAGGGGAAAACTATATTATTATCAACGCACGATATGATTCATGTCCGTGAATTTTGTGATTTGGTTCTTTTAATAAATAAAACTGTTGTAGCTTACGGCGAGACCTCTGAAGTGTTTACCCCTGAAAATATTACAACCACTTTTGGAGGGATCTCACCTAATTTCTTGTTTGGACCTGAATCCTAAATTTAAAATTATATGGAGCTCTGTTCTTTTTTAACTTTAGATTCATTCATAACAGAACCTTTGACTCATGAATTCATGAGAAAAGCACTTCTTATGAGTTCATTAGTTGCAGCTGTTTGTGGTTTTCTTTCAAGTTATTTGACTCTTAAAGGATGGGCTTTAATGGGAGATGCTGTGTCACATTCGGTAATGCCTGGTGTTGTGGTGGCTTATGCATTAGGTCTTCCTTTCTCATTAGGGGCATTTATTTTCGGAGTTGGTTCTGTAGCATTGATAGGTTTTATTAAGCAGAAATCTAGAGTTAAGGAAGATACTGTTATTGGGTTGGTATTTACCGGATTTTTCGCTCTTGGAATCGTATTAGTTTCTAAAATAAAAAGTAATATTGATCTGCATTCTATACTTTTTGGTAGTCCATTAGGAATATCACTTTCAGATGTAAAACAAACTATATTCATTTCTTTATTAGTAGTAATCCTTTTATCGATTTTTAGAAAAGATTTAATGCTTTATTGCTTTGATCCTAGGCATGC contains:
- a CDS encoding metal ABC transporter ATP-binding protein — translated: MESINYQNFRIDAENICVDYNGKVALYDANLRLKPGQICGLVGMNGAGKTTFFNALTGFVNISKGKIRINGESVRSAQKDQTIAYVPQNEGIDSQFPISVWDVVMMGRYGSMNIFRSPRESDVQAVKDAIERVDLTDHLSTPIGNLSGGQRKRTFLARAIAQRASILLLDEPFSGVDIRTEKLISELFIQFKNEGKTILLSTHDMIHVREFCDLVLLINKTVVAYGETSEVFTPENITTTFGGISPNFLFGPES
- a CDS encoding metal ABC transporter permease, whose product is MELCSFLTLDSFITEPLTHEFMRKALLMSSLVAAVCGFLSSYLTLKGWALMGDAVSHSVMPGVVVAYALGLPFSLGAFIFGVGSVALIGFIKQKSRVKEDTVIGLVFTGFFALGIVLVSKIKSNIDLHSILFGSPLGISLSDVKQTIFISLLVVILLSIFRKDLMLYCFDPRHAKTVGINVFFLHYLLLTCLSLAAVVGLQSVGIILVVAMLITPGATAYLLTDKFDNMTLISVLSAIFSSLIGIYVSFWFDLETGGSIVLAQTFIFLFAFLFAPRYGIFKLKKLFTGYKL